The sequence aagccTTGTCAACAATAGATCAGTTTAGGAAGGCACCTGAATGATCGCGTATGAtagttgatttttgttttctttacatTGAAATTTTACTCACCAGCTATAATTGTATTTGCGATTTGAATTCAACACACCACTGTATGAATGCAAAGATCAAAAAGAGTCGCCTGTAGAGACACTACAcgggggtcgctttttacgcggtttgttTGAGGTATTAAtattaatatgaaaaaaattaaaaaaagctcttcggatttcagaaaaatatataaagctcttttagtggaatgtattcaaccgtctaagacgaattaagtactctccatttaattccactagttaattttcaatgtcgagtcaagtacgagacactgaaggggcagcagggactatgtccaagggcttgacgacccctccccatggccactgcgagttagggggcctgcctaggatgtggtggggtttgacagtgggctctgttaaacctctacaaaaagctgcatgtgtccataagcaggccctatcaaacccggtcaacacatgaacgtatatggtgtcgcgtaggatgctgaagtgcaggcgatagaggtacttttccacacaacatgtatgtatatcgtctccaatttagcatcttgtattgcaccatgtgcggtttttatgtagactgggaagcgaccgtgtgccgctcaaagcgcacatgcccaacacgagtgccaaccggcacatcaggattaataccagtgagatcctgattacggtatactggtcagtGACACACAtacgcgcgcgaaagtaatgcaaaataaacgacatgtaaaatgaacgtaaactTACATTCTTtcttaacgtcaaatagagataaaataagggttgctgaataacattagctttccgattactatcaattattttcaattttaatcccgtttcttttttacttttcttacgttaattaaatgataacgcgggcgccgaatccaaattaaaatgaacaatcgctcactttgagcgattgattgtttattctcgcgaagaatgaacaattgtacaaattaaggaaatgctaatactgctgtgtagaagtttcataggtcacatcactttccattgtgaatcccgatctatgttactgattaccccacccaactaacactacttccttcccgtggtaaatgtggagatgcagaggtattctcggtctctagtagcaacaattaccacacactcacattcccttcctttcccaactgactgtaaggacttggccggcgccgttattgatcaacatttgcgagctgctgaaacgtgcacttcgagaatagttggtaaatcccaaccactattcacttggatcgtagtgcaatttgcaccagttctgatcaatcacggagtagcaaccattgatatgtacagtcagtctaagctaagctaagctaagctaatgtcgagtcaagtacgagacactgaagacgaccacacagttgtggtcgaaatacgtatctgcaaagataacgaaaattaactagtggaattaaatggagagtacttaattcgtcttagacggtcctcggatttgttaaagaatgttttgaaaatcctcaacatttccgcaatttttttttgtgcctcaaaatattattttggggCAACAAAATCCGACGGGAGCggagacatgattttttttttaacttttgtaTTGGCCTAAAACGCAATAAAAAGAAAGGTGGACCTATCACAACTGTAATTTACATGGGTGTTAGATGCAAGGGCATTAATTTCGTGTTCTTGTATTTGAGATACGTTTGTGGGTTTCAATTATTATTTCTGTATACATAATTGAAAAtgtaaaatatttaatatatgtttgtttttttttattgaacatAAATGTATCAGGTCAGGTAATAACAATATATCTGTTTTTAGTtgaacttattttttattgcattagtataaattaggtgtGTAGGAAGTTTTGAATGAGGCTTCAAATCCAGCAAAGCGCATCTTCAAACAATACTGCTCGCACCCCGCAGTGCCAGATATCCCGCGGTCAAATCCATTGGCAGACTCCGAACAGTCTGAAACTCTTCCGCGTTGTTGTAGTGTAGTTTGGTTTGCGGGTCGGTGTAGGGCGCAATCAAACCGGAAATGTCTGAATACTTTTTGGCAGGGACGAACGATGGTGGCGCGTTGATGGAGGAATCTTCattataaaacaaaatgatggGAATTAGACAATTATGCCCAATATTATTTCTTTTAACAATACGCACATGTCACATCAGTTTCTTTCCACGGGAGCGTCCTCTCGTAGGCTGTGATTTGCTTCAGGGACTTCCAGGTTCGCTTCTTGTTCCCCGCGATAGGATTCGTTTGAGCCAGATTCATTCGTTTGAAAATTGGCATTTTTACTTCACTCATAATTACTTaacaaaactgtaacttttaaGTGCAAAAATTATATGAATAAAACAGTAAGTCTTATAAATACGTTAAATACACcgtaatatataaaaaaaatcaatgaacaaCGGTACTTTTCGTAAACGCAGAATATTGTTTATGCTTTTATTGATCAGGGCTGTCACAAAGTATGAAAAATCCAATTAGATTTTATTTGAACCGGTTCGATCAGCTGATTGTCAAATAACTCCCTCTGACACAACTGCTGAACGAAGAACGAACACATCTGCGTGCCGTGAACCGA comes from Armigeres subalbatus isolate Guangzhou_Male chromosome 2, GZ_Asu_2, whole genome shotgun sequence and encodes:
- the LOC134212910 gene encoding INO80 complex subunit C-like, with protein sequence MSEVKMPIFKRMNLAQTNPIAGNKKRTWKSLKQITAYERTLPWKETDVTYSSINAPPSFVPAKKYSDISGLIAPYTDPQTKLHYNNAEEFQTVRSLPMDLTAGYLALRGASSIV